A part of Miscanthus floridulus cultivar M001 chromosome 6, ASM1932011v1, whole genome shotgun sequence genomic DNA contains:
- the LOC136456774 gene encoding V-type proton ATPase subunit a1-like, translating to MGVFDRLPPMDHMRSEKMCFVQLIMPAESSRLAVTYLGELGLLQFKDLNEDKSPFQRIFVNQVKRCAEMSRKLRFFSDQINRAGVRSSVRPALEPDIDLDELEARLGEHEHELLEMNTNSDKLQQTYNELLEFKLVLSKAGGILASSHNHAASAECELDENIYDNGVDEGNAYLLEQGVHQGAHGNSGVRFVSGIILKSKALAFERMLFRATRGNMLFNQAPAGEPVTDPISGEEVEKTVFVVFFSGEQAKAKILKICDSFGTSCYPVPEEMGKQRQIFNEVSARLSDLEVTLDAGIQHRNKALESIGSQLWRWTIMVKKEKAVYDTLNMLNFDVTKKCLVGEGWCPIFAKSQIEDCLQRATLHSNSQVGTIFHEMDTIQSPPTYFRTDKFTNAFQEIVDAYGVARYQEANPAVYSVVTFPFLFAVMFGDWGHGICLLLGALVLILREKRLSSQKLDSFMELAFGGRYVILLMAIFSIYCGLIYNEFFSVPFHIFGKSAYECRDKSCSDAHTIGLIKVRDPYPFGVDPSWRGSRSELPFLNSLKMKMSILMGVAQMNLGIVLSYFDARFHGNALDIRYQFIPQMIFLNSLFGYLALLILIKWCTGSQADLYHVMIYMFLDPAGDLGENQLFWGQKELQILLLLLALVAVPWMLFPKPFILKKLHKERFQGHTYRFLGTSEMDPDSEPDSARARHDDFNFSEVFVHQMIHSIEFVLGAVSNTASYLRLWALSLAHSELSTVLYEKLLLLSWGYDSLIVKLAGLIVFAFATAFILLMMETLSAFLHALRLHWVEFMNKFYHGDGYKFKPFSFALLADDED from the exons ATGGGGGTGTTCGACCGGCTGCCCCCGATGGACCACATGCGGTCCGAGAAGATGTGCTTCGTGCAGCTCATCATGCCCGCCGAGAGCTCGCGCCTCGCCGTCACCTACCTCGGCGAGCTCGGCCTACTCCAGTTCAAGGAC TTGAATGAGGATAAGAGTCCTTTCCAGCGTATATTTGTCAACCAG GTAAAGCGATGTGCAGAAATGTCACGCAAACTAAGATTTTTCAGTGATCAGATCAACAGAGCAGGTGTAAGATCTTCTGTTCGACCTGCACTTGAACCAGATATTGATCTGGATGAGCTAGAG GCAAGATTGGGTGAACATGAGCATGAACTGCTTGAGATGAATACAAATAGTGACAAGCTACAACAGACATACAATGAGCTTCTTGAATTCAAGCTAGTCTTGTCAAAG GCAGGTGGCATCCTTGCTTCTTCTCACAACCATGCAGCTTCAGCTGAGTGTGAGCTAGATGAAAATATATATGACAATGGAGTAGACGAGGGAAATGCCTATTTGCTCGAACAG GGAGTGCATCAAGGAGCACATGGAAATTCTGGAGTGAGATTTGTTAGTGGAATAATATTAAAGTCGAAGGCACTTGCTTTTGAGCGGATGCTTTTTCGAGCTACAAGAGGAAACATGTTATTCAATCAGGCACCTGCAGGGGAACCTGTAACTGATCCCATATCTGGTGAAGAG GTAGAGAAAACTGTTTTTGTAGTTTTCTTTTCTGGGGAACAAGCAAAAGCAAAGATACTTAAGATTTGTgattcatttggaacaagttgctACCCTGTTCCTGAGGAAATGGGCAAGCAGAGACAAATTTTCAATGAG GTATCGGCTCGTCTCTCTGACCTGGAAGTTACTTTGGATGCTGGAATCCAGCACAGGAACAAAGCTCTTGAGTCAATAGGATCACAATTGTGGAGGTGGACAATCATG GTTAAAAAAGAGAAAGCTGTATACGACACACTCAACATGTTGAACTTTGACGTGACAAAGAAGTGCCTTGTTGGAGAAGGATGGTGTCCTATATTTGCTAAATCTCAG ATCGAGGATTGTTTGCAGCGTGCCACACTTCACAGCAATTCACAAGTTGGAACAATATTTCATGAGATGGACACTATTCAATCACCGCCTACATATTTCCGAACTGATAAGTTTACCAATGCTTTCCAGGAAATTGTTGATGCATATGG CGTTGCTCGATATCAAGAAGCTAATCCTGCTGTATATTCTGTTGTGACGTTCCCATTTCTTTTTGCTGTTATGTTTGGAGATTGGGGTCATGGAATATGTCTATTACTAGGAGCTTTGGTTCTTATACTTCGCGAGAAGAGACTTTCCTCTCAG AAGCTTGACAGCTTTATGGAGTTGGCATTCGGTGGACGATATGTTATTCTTCTGATGGCAATATTCTCAATATACTGTGGCCTTATATACAATGAGTTCTTCTCAGTTCCATTCCATATATTTGGCAAATCTGCGTATGAATGCCGGGACAAAAGCTGCAG TGATGCACATACTATTGGTCTCATCAAAGTCCGTGACCCCTATCCTTTTGGGGTGGACCCAAGCTGGCGTGGAAGTCGGTCTGAGCTACCTTTTCTAAACTCATTAAAGATGAAGATGTCTATACTAATGGGTGTTGCCCAGATGAACCTGGGGATTGTATTAAGTTATTTTGACGCACGATTTCATGGAAATGCCCTTGACATAAG GTATCAATTCATACCACAGATGATTTTCCTGAATAGCCTTTTTGGTTACTTAGCACTCCTGATTCTTATCAAGTGGTGCACGGGCTCTCAAGCTGATCTTTATCATGTGATGATATATATGTTCCTTGATCCTGCTGGAGATCTTGGAGAAAATCAACTGTTTTGGGGCCAAAAGGAACTTCag ATATTGTTGTTACTTCTGGCTTTGGTCGCTGTTCCATGGATGCTCTTCCCAAAACCTTTTATCTTGAAGAAACTTCATAAGGAG AGATTTCAAGGTCACACCTATCGCTTCCTAGGGACATCTGAAATGGATCCAGATTCTGAACCTGATTCCGCCCGAGCACGTCATGATGATTTCAATTTCAGCGAAGTTTTTGTGCATCAAATGATACATTCCATTGAGTTTGTACTTGGTGCAGTTTCAAATACTGCATCTTATCTTCGACTTTGGGCTCTGAG CTTGGCGCATTCAGAGCTGTCAACAGTTCTCTATGAGAAGCTGCTGTTACTTTCCTGGGG GTATGACAGTCTTATCGTGAAGTTGGCAGGGCTTATAGTTTTTGCTTTTGCTACTGCTTTCATATTGCTCATGATGGAAACACTGAGTGCCTTCCTGCATGCACTGCGTCTGCACTGGGTTGAGTTCATGAACAAGTTCTATCACGGGGATGGTTACAAGTTCAAGCCATTTTCATTTGCTCTGCTGGCAGATGACGAAGACTGA